A single genomic interval of Clostridia bacterium harbors:
- the ytxC gene encoding sporulation protein YtxC, whose amino-acid sequence MWEISISIDSKKAACIDNLMRDISPYVKKAGGVMARGRTLTRDYLSLACEDCNQKLITDALHDIISDIIITDFKLEYLLENSRLPITNRISYNAFIKALVEFDREFDREMVIKKLFFKKELMLDGFYHFRLKELRSRWQEICDLANNNSIYLSYHETFLELLKFLVNTINSKLEEVHIFDENGKYVFYDKDMNRLKNEEFHLDEEINSDTLIPSLINLSPQKIVFYSIDKLPVVIVNMISSIFENRIEVR is encoded by the coding sequence ATGTGGGAAATAAGCATCAGCATTGATTCAAAGAAAGCGGCTTGCATAGACAATCTTATGCGCGATATAAGTCCTTATGTTAAAAAAGCCGGTGGAGTAATGGCTCGCGGCAGAACATTGACGAGGGATTATCTGTCCTTAGCTTGTGAAGACTGCAACCAAAAGCTAATAACGGATGCTTTGCATGACATAATTTCAGATATAATCATAACTGATTTTAAGCTAGAATACCTGCTGGAAAATTCGCGCCTGCCTATTACTAACCGCATCAGCTATAATGCTTTTATTAAGGCGCTTGTGGAATTTGACAGAGAATTTGACAGGGAGATGGTGATAAAAAAACTATTTTTCAAAAAAGAACTTATGCTAGACGGCTTTTATCATTTCCGTCTAAAAGAACTCAGAAGCCGCTGGCAAGAAATCTGCGACCTAGCCAATAACAATTCTATATATCTATCATATCATGAAACATTTCTGGAATTATTAAAGTTTTTGGTTAACACTATCAATTCAAAACTCGAAGAAGTACATATTTTTGATGAAAACGGCAAATATGTTTTTTATGATAAAGACATGAACAGATTGAAAAATGAAGAATTTCATTTAGACGAAGAAATAAACAGCGATACATTAATTCCATCGCTTATCAATCTTTCACCCCAAAAGATTGTATTTTATAGCATAGACAAACTGCCTGTTGTAATAGTAAATATGATAAGCAGTATTTTTGAAAACAGGATTGAAGTTAGATAA
- the rplT gene encoding 50S ribosomal protein L20 — protein sequence MRIKRAVNAVKKRRKILRLAKGYFGSKSKLYRIARQAVMKSQMYAYIGRRLKKRDFRKLWIARINAAARINGLSYSKFMHGLKTAGINLNRKMLADLAVNDAAAFSALAEKAKAAVK from the coding sequence ATGAGAATTAAGAGAGCAGTTAACGCAGTTAAAAAGCGTAGAAAAATATTAAGATTAGCAAAAGGTTATTTTGGTTCAAAATCAAAGCTATATAGAATAGCTCGTCAAGCTGTTATGAAATCCCAGATGTATGCTTACATCGGAAGAAGATTAAAAAAGAGAGATTTCAGAAAGCTTTGGATTGCACGTATTAATGCAGCAGCAAGAATCAACGGTCTTAGCTATAGTAAGTTTATGCATGGGCTAAAAACAGCAGGCATTAATCTTAACAGAAAGATGTTGGCAGATCTTGCAGTTAACGACGCAGCAGCATTTTCAGCACTTGCCGAAAAAGCAAAAGCCGCTGTAAAATAA
- the infC gene encoding translation initiation factor IF-3, whose amino-acid sequence MFKDLEINERIRDREVRVIDENGTQLGIMSAYEANRIADEKNLDLVKISPTANPPVCKIMDYGKYRFDATKREKDARKNQKVSDLKEIWLSMTIDKHDLETKAKQASKFIAGGDKVKVSIKMRGRQQAYSDLGMEVMQKFFELLKDVAVQEKNAYKEGKSIIMVLSPMKAK is encoded by the coding sequence ATTTTTAAGGATTTAGAAATCAATGAAAGGATTCGTGACCGCGAGGTAAGGGTTATTGATGAGAATGGCACCCAGCTAGGCATTATGTCAGCATATGAGGCCAATAGAATAGCGGATGAAAAGAATCTTGATTTGGTTAAGATTTCGCCCACTGCCAATCCACCTGTTTGTAAGATAATGGATTACGGCAAGTACAGATTTGACGCGACAAAAAGAGAAAAAGACGCGCGCAAAAATCAAAAAGTAAGTGATTTGAAAGAGATTTGGCTGTCAATGACAATTGACAAGCATGACTTAGAGACCAAGGCGAAACAAGCTAGTAAGTTTATAGCCGGCGGCGACAAAGTCAAGGTATCCATCAAAATGAGAGGACGCCAGCAAGCATATTCTGATCTTGGTATGGAGGTTATGCAAAAGTTCTTTGAACTTTTGAAAGACGTTGCAGTTCAAGAAAAGAATGCATATAAAGAGGGCAAAAGTATAATAATGGTACTCTCACCCATGAAAGCAAAGTAA
- a CDS encoding RNA methyltransferase: protein MEVIKSRSNETVKMLKKLDQKKYRQELGLFLVEGHKMLKDCIKAGFEIVLVAISESKVQEYAEFLNISKTVILQDGVFDSVSDTVSPQGIIAVVLQKKATLALPSGDSLILDNINDAGNVGTMIRTAAAAGISDIYLINCADPYSPKTIRSTMGGIFFTRIYEIEYDFLDQIKKNSVILGADMIGTDFRNYKRSGGFISLAIGSEANGLSEQVRQKCSQFLSIPMKNTESLNAAISAGILMYYLRSKEL, encoded by the coding sequence ATGGAAGTAATAAAATCCCGTTCAAACGAAACCGTAAAAATGCTCAAAAAACTAGACCAAAAAAAATACAGGCAGGAGCTGGGGCTTTTTTTGGTTGAAGGGCACAAAATGCTAAAGGACTGCATAAAAGCAGGCTTTGAAATCGTTTTGGTGGCTATTTCTGAGTCCAAAGTGCAGGAATATGCTGAGTTTTTGAATATTTCCAAAACTGTGATTTTGCAAGACGGGGTTTTTGATAGTGTAAGCGATACCGTAAGTCCGCAAGGAATAATCGCCGTAGTTTTGCAAAAAAAAGCTACGTTAGCCTTGCCTTCTGGAGATTCGCTTATCTTAGACAATATCAATGATGCGGGCAATGTCGGTACAATGATTCGTACTGCGGCGGCGGCAGGTATAAGCGATATTTATCTTATCAACTGCGCCGATCCTTATAGTCCAAAAACAATTCGTAGCACCATGGGCGGAATCTTTTTTACGCGCATATATGAAATAGAGTATGATTTTCTTGACCAAATTAAGAAAAACAGCGTTATTTTGGGTGCGGATATGATTGGAACTGATTTTAGAAACTATAAGCGCAGTGGTGGTTTTATAAGCCTTGCAATAGGCAGCGAAGCCAACGGATTAAGTGAACAAGTAAGACAAAAATGTTCGCAATTTTTATCTATACCTATGAAAAACACCGAGTCGCTTAATGCGGCGATAAGTGCAGGAATTTTGATGTATTATTTAAGAAGTAAGGAGTTATGA
- the rpmI gene encoding 50S ribosomal protein L35 codes for MPKMRSHSGAKKRFRVTGSGKLKRGQQGKNHILTKKRRKTIRNLRQTQYVSSTQEKTIKTIIQG; via the coding sequence ATGCCTAAAATGAGAAGCCATAGCGGCGCAAAAAAGCGTTTCAGAGTTACCGGCAGCGGCAAACTGAAAAGAGGACAGCAAGGAAAAAATCATATATTAACTAAAAAACGCCGTAAGACAATAAGAAACTTGCGTCAGACACAATATGTAAGTTCAACGCAAGAAAAAACAATCAAGACTATAATTCAAGGTTAA
- a CDS encoding argininosuccinate synthase, with the protein MMAKEKVVLAYSGGLDTSIIISWLKENYDYDVIAMAADVGQGEELAPLKEKAIKTGASKIYIEDLKEEFITDFIYPTLKAGAVYEKKYLLGTSFARPVIAKRLVEIAKKEGAVAIAHGCTGKGNDQVRFELTIKALAPEFKIIAPWRIWDIKSREDAIDYAQAHNIPVPVTKQNNYSMDRNIWHLSHEGQDLENPANEPKESLLMVTKPLSQASQTPEYVEIEFEKGIPVKVNGKSYSPVELLTVLNEIGAKHGIGVADMVENRLVGMKSRGVYENPAGSILYAAHNNLEEITLDRATMHYKELVAIKFAELVYDGCWYTPLRESLSAFVDKTQETVTGTVRLKLFMGNIIPAGVTSPYSLYDMDIATFGKDEVYNQKDAEGFINLFGLPLKVRAMKQKNWKNKK; encoded by the coding sequence ATTATGGCAAAAGAAAAGGTAGTTTTAGCGTATTCAGGCGGACTGGATACTTCAATTATAATCAGCTGGTTAAAAGAAAATTATGATTATGATGTAATCGCAATGGCAGCCGATGTAGGTCAAGGCGAAGAACTTGCGCCTTTAAAAGAAAAAGCAATAAAAACAGGCGCATCCAAAATCTATATCGAAGACCTCAAAGAAGAGTTTATAACGGACTTTATCTATCCCACTTTAAAAGCTGGTGCGGTATATGAAAAAAAGTATCTTTTGGGAACTTCGTTTGCCCGTCCTGTTATAGCCAAAAGATTGGTTGAGATCGCAAAAAAAGAAGGAGCAGTAGCGATAGCGCATGGCTGCACCGGAAAAGGCAACGACCAAGTAAGATTTGAACTTACAATCAAGGCTTTGGCGCCTGAATTTAAAATCATTGCACCTTGGCGTATTTGGGATATAAAATCTCGTGAAGATGCTATTGACTATGCACAAGCGCACAATATTCCTGTTCCTGTTACAAAGCAAAACAATTACAGTATGGATAGAAACATCTGGCACTTGTCGCATGAAGGTCAGGATCTAGAAAACCCTGCCAATGAGCCTAAAGAATCATTGCTGATGGTTACAAAACCTTTGTCACAAGCATCACAAACCCCTGAATATGTGGAAATTGAATTTGAAAAAGGTATTCCTGTCAAGGTTAACGGAAAAAGCTATTCGCCTGTCGAACTTCTTACCGTACTTAACGAAATCGGAGCGAAACACGGCATAGGTGTTGCTGATATGGTAGAAAACCGTCTCGTAGGAATGAAGTCAAGAGGTGTTTATGAAAATCCTGCGGGTTCGATTTTGTACGCAGCGCATAACAATCTTGAAGAAATAACTCTAGACCGCGCTACAATGCACTATAAAGAATTGGTTGCTATTAAGTTTGCAGAACTTGTTTATGACGGCTGCTGGTACACACCGTTAAGAGAAAGTCTATCCGCCTTTGTAGATAAGACGCAAGAAACCGTTACAGGCACTGTAAGACTTAAACTCTTTATGGGCAATATCATTCCTGCTGGCGTTACTTCTCCTTATTCACTGTATGATATGGATATAGCTACTTTTGGAAAAGACGAAGTATATAACCAAAAAGATGCGGAAGGCTTTATCAATCTGTTCGGACTGCCTTTAAAAGTTCGTGCCATGAAGCAAAAAAATTGGAAAAACAAAAAATAA
- a CDS encoding glutamate-5-semialdehyde dehydrogenase: MEDFIVNICSRVKSASVELALYDTQKKNAILDHIAKELLNNKDLILRANIADLSNNKEKPSHYLDRMKLTEGRIQSIAQGVRDVIALDDPIGQVIEQFTAPKNGLKIHKVRVPLGVIGIIYEARPNVTVDTAVLCLKSSNAVILRGSRDCINSNTVLVDIMKNAIKDAGGNPDILGYVDCTHEQAIGLMRANDYIDVLVPRGSERLIKTVVQNSTIPVIETGTGNCHVYVESSADKDMAVDIVVNAKVSRPSVCNAAESLLIDESIYQEYLPLICNALTEHGVQIRGCEKTCQVFDKAIPATEKDYYTEFLDYIISVKVVKDYNEAIEHINKYGTKHSESIVTKNDYIAREFTKRVDAAAVYVNASTRFTDGGEFGFGAELGISNQKLHARGPVGLKELTSYKYIINGNGQIRQ, from the coding sequence ATGGAAGATTTTATTGTTAATATCTGTTCGCGAGTTAAAAGTGCAAGTGTAGAGCTTGCATTATATGACACACAAAAAAAGAATGCGATTTTGGATCACATCGCTAAGGAATTGTTAAACAACAAGGACTTAATTTTGCGTGCCAATATTGCGGATTTGTCGAATAATAAAGAAAAGCCTTCTCATTATCTTGACCGTATGAAATTGACCGAAGGACGAATTCAAAGCATTGCTCAAGGCGTAAGAGATGTAATCGCCTTGGATGATCCTATAGGTCAGGTTATAGAACAGTTCACTGCACCCAAAAACGGTCTAAAAATTCATAAAGTCAGAGTACCATTGGGCGTAATCGGCATTATTTATGAAGCGCGCCCCAATGTTACAGTAGATACAGCGGTTTTGTGCCTAAAAAGTTCAAATGCGGTTATTTTGCGCGGCAGCCGTGATTGCATTAACAGCAATACTGTCTTAGTTGATATTATGAAAAACGCAATAAAAGACGCAGGCGGCAATCCTGATATTTTGGGATATGTAGATTGCACTCACGAACAAGCAATAGGCTTAATGCGCGCCAATGACTATATAGATGTTTTGGTTCCCAGAGGTTCTGAAAGACTTATAAAAACTGTTGTTCAAAATTCTACAATACCGGTAATAGAAACAGGCACAGGCAACTGTCATGTGTATGTGGAAAGTTCAGCGGATAAAGATATGGCAGTTGATATCGTAGTAAATGCCAAGGTTTCAAGACCGTCAGTATGCAATGCCGCAGAGAGCTTGTTAATAGACGAGAGCATATATCAAGAATATTTGCCGTTGATTTGCAATGCATTAACGGAACATGGAGTACAAATTAGAGGCTGCGAAAAGACCTGTCAGGTGTTTGATAAAGCAATTCCAGCAACTGAGAAGGATTATTATACAGAATTTTTGGATTATATAATTTCAGTAAAAGTAGTAAAAGATTATAACGAGGCGATAGAACATATCAACAAGTACGGAACAAAGCACAGCGAAAGCATTGTTACCAAAAACGATTATATCGCTCGAGAATTTACCAAAAGAGTAGATGCGGCGGCGGTTTATGTCAATGCTTCTACCCGCTTTACTGATGGTGGAGAATTTGGTTTTGGAGCCGAGTTGGGCATTTCAAATCAAAAGCTTCATGCCCGCGGTCCTGTCGGCTTGAAGGAGTTGACTTCGTATAAATATATAATTAACGGCAACGGTCAAATAAGACAGTAA
- a CDS encoding YebC/PmpR family DNA-binding transcriptional regulator yields the protein MSGHSKWANIKHKKEKGDAQKAKIFTKIGREIAVAVKLGGSDPNSNSKLRDIIEKARDNNIPNDNIIRSIKKAAGELNAVNYEEITYEGYGVGGVAVIVDTLTDNKNRTAGDVRHIFAKYGGSLGTTGSVSFMFDTKGVVIAQREDESKDDEIMLLAVDNGADDFLPDGDTYEILTDPTNIHNLRSSLEKAGVKVVSADVDKIPQTTVKLDAETAQKIQNLIDALEEDDDVQNVYHNAELPDEE from the coding sequence ATGTCAGGGCATAGTAAATGGGCTAATATCAAACATAAAAAGGAAAAAGGCGATGCTCAAAAAGCAAAAATCTTTACCAAGATTGGCAGAGAAATAGCAGTTGCAGTAAAGCTAGGCGGATCTGATCCCAACAGCAATTCCAAACTAAGAGACATAATAGAAAAAGCCAGAGACAACAATATTCCTAACGATAATATAATAAGAAGTATAAAGAAAGCAGCGGGAGAACTTAACGCCGTAAACTATGAAGAAATCACCTATGAAGGCTATGGTGTAGGCGGCGTAGCTGTTATTGTTGATACTTTGACAGATAACAAAAACCGTACAGCGGGCGATGTGCGCCATATCTTTGCAAAATATGGCGGTTCATTAGGAACTACTGGAAGCGTATCTTTTATGTTTGATACCAAAGGGGTAGTTATAGCTCAAAGAGAAGATGAAAGCAAAGACGATGAAATAATGCTTTTGGCTGTGGATAATGGAGCAGACGACTTTTTGCCGGACGGCGACACTTATGAGATTTTGACTGATCCTACTAATATTCACAATCTTAGAAGTAGCTTAGAAAAAGCAGGTGTCAAGGTTGTTTCGGCTGATGTAGATAAAATTCCTCAAACCACAGTTAAACTAGACGCAGAAACAGCGCAAAAAATTCAGAATTTGATAGACGCTCTTGAAGAAGACGATGACGTTCAGAATGTTTATCACAATGCTGAATTGCCGGATGAAGAATAA
- a CDS encoding arabinan endo-1,5-alpha-L-arabinosidase yields the protein MKKIFSLILAVLLAFTIGLIGGCNRNIDDTPKDTKDDMEKEMAYPDNPQFLAFDQLMGQRNYFEQKEMYAHDPSIFQDTDGTFYVFSTHGNGDFQVQIRKSTDLINFETLPCAISNDELTEGKNYTGQTNVDVWAPDVIKGSDGKYWLYYSMSTFGSQTSYIGLAKADKVTGPYYHDSMVITSKQGDSGPNCIDPNIIKDPKSQKLYMVYGSFAGGIYIKELDASTGRALDNNFGVRLVGRNNAWMAIEGPYIVYNPKFKNYYLFLSYGSLSSDYNIRVARSSKIDGEYVDADGNNLSLMTDLSQNYGTKILGGYAFTQDSKNELKNGWMAPGHNSVINTSKGWFLVHHVRTYRYGEGPFMMQVRKMVFNEDGWPVVSPFRYAGELSNTYTSEKIAGQYQFIFQGKDTSSIAKTAVLVNLEKDGHVSSDEFSGRYSVAKDGKMTMYIGDIVYKGFIQATWDNDANQKTLAISLLGAGESVIARRI from the coding sequence ATGAAAAAGATATTTTCTCTTATTTTAGCTGTATTGTTGGCATTTACGATTGGATTGATTGGCGGATGCAATCGTAATATAGACGATACACCAAAAGATACCAAAGACGATATGGAAAAAGAAATGGCTTATCCTGATAATCCACAATTTTTAGCATTTGACCAATTAATGGGGCAACGAAATTATTTTGAGCAAAAAGAAATGTACGCCCATGATCCTTCTATCTTTCAGGATACAGACGGAACATTTTATGTGTTCTCTACTCATGGCAACGGCGATTTTCAAGTTCAAATAAGAAAATCCACAGACCTTATAAACTTTGAAACTTTGCCTTGCGCTATAAGCAATGACGAATTGACAGAAGGGAAAAATTATACAGGCCAAACAAACGTAGATGTTTGGGCGCCAGATGTAATAAAAGGTTCAGACGGCAAGTATTGGTTGTATTATTCGATGTCAACCTTTGGAAGTCAGACATCGTATATCGGACTTGCCAAGGCTGATAAGGTTACTGGGCCATATTACCATGATTCTATGGTAATAACCTCAAAACAAGGCGATTCTGGACCTAATTGCATTGATCCAAACATAATAAAAGATCCAAAATCCCAAAAGCTGTATATGGTTTATGGCTCTTTTGCGGGTGGAATATATATAAAAGAACTTGATGCTAGTACAGGCAGAGCGTTAGATAATAACTTTGGCGTGCGGCTTGTAGGAAGAAACAATGCATGGATGGCAATAGAAGGACCTTATATAGTATATAATCCAAAATTTAAAAATTATTATTTGTTTTTATCCTATGGCAGTTTGTCATCTGATTACAATATACGCGTTGCGCGAAGTTCAAAAATCGACGGCGAATATGTAGATGCTGACGGCAACAATTTGAGCCTTATGACTGATTTGAGTCAAAATTATGGTACTAAGATTTTGGGTGGATATGCTTTTACACAAGACAGTAAAAATGAACTTAAAAACGGCTGGATGGCACCCGGACATAATTCTGTGATTAATACTTCTAAAGGGTGGTTTTTGGTTCATCATGTACGCACATATCGATATGGTGAAGGACCTTTTATGATGCAGGTCAGAAAAATGGTGTTTAACGAAGACGGCTGGCCTGTGGTGTCGCCCTTTAGATATGCTGGAGAATTAAGCAACACATATACATCAGAAAAAATCGCAGGACAATATCAATTTATTTTTCAAGGCAAGGACACATCAAGTATCGCAAAAACAGCAGTTTTGGTAAACCTTGAAAAAGACGGACATGTGTCTAGTGATGAATTTAGCGGTCGATACAGCGTAGCTAAAGACGGTAAAATGACTATGTATATAGGCGATATAGTATATAAGGGCTTTATACAAGCGACATGGGATAATGACGCAAATCAAAAAACACTTGCAATTTCTTTGCTGGGCGCAGGAGAAAGCGTTATTGCAAGGCGTATATAA
- a CDS encoding alpha-N-arabinofuranosidase yields the protein MKKAKIFADKNMQIGKVEPEMFGSFIEHLGRAVYEGIYEPGHYAADENGFRTDVIKLIKELGVPVVRYPGGNFVSGYNWKDGIGPKENRPRRLDYAWKSTETNQFGTDEFMKWCKKTEIQPMMAVNLGTGTPQDAGYLVEYCNHPGNTYYSELRKQNGSEKPYDVKYWCLGNEMDGPWQICHLDAVDYSKKALETAKIMKWVDDRVKLVACGSSSVDLASYPDWDRVVLENLYDHADYLSIHQYYWNQGVDNDFYASYQRMDDFIKTAIATCDFVKAKKRSQKTIYLSFDEWNVWYLTQTKLENWTEAPHILEDVYTLQDAIVFGGLMNTLLNNCHRVKMACLAQLVNVIAPIATQKGKEAIKQTTFYPFKYVSQYGRGNALMTISECDKLDSKHGEFKTLSQSIIYDEKNNSIAIFISNYSEDTTQAEIELRSFGDLEVLEHVVLNGTDLKAVNDFNNPNRITPKNVETGNIKDSKLAVQLPPLSWNMIRIKIK from the coding sequence ATGAAAAAAGCAAAAATATTTGCAGATAAGAATATGCAAATCGGCAAAGTCGAGCCTGAAATGTTTGGTTCGTTTATAGAGCATCTTGGAAGGGCGGTTTATGAAGGTATTTATGAGCCAGGTCATTATGCGGCTGATGAAAATGGATTTAGAACAGACGTAATAAAATTGATAAAAGAATTAGGTGTTCCTGTCGTAAGATACCCAGGTGGCAATTTTGTCAGCGGATATAATTGGAAAGACGGTATAGGTCCCAAAGAAAACAGACCGCGCCGCCTTGACTATGCTTGGAAATCCACCGAGACCAATCAGTTTGGTACAGACGAATTTATGAAGTGGTGCAAAAAAACAGAGATTCAGCCTATGATGGCGGTGAACTTAGGTACAGGCACTCCTCAGGACGCAGGCTATCTTGTAGAATATTGCAACCATCCAGGCAATACATATTACAGCGAATTGAGAAAACAAAACGGAAGCGAAAAGCCTTATGATGTAAAGTATTGGTGTCTAGGCAATGAAATGGACGGACCTTGGCAGATATGTCATCTAGACGCAGTTGACTATTCCAAAAAAGCGCTTGAAACGGCTAAAATTATGAAATGGGTGGATGACAGAGTTAAGCTTGTCGCCTGCGGAAGTTCAAGCGTAGATCTTGCAAGTTATCCGGATTGGGATAGAGTAGTTTTGGAAAACCTTTATGACCATGCAGACTATCTATCTATACATCAATATTATTGGAACCAAGGCGTAGATAATGATTTTTATGCTAGTTATCAGCGCATGGATGATTTTATAAAGACAGCTATTGCAACCTGCGACTTTGTAAAAGCAAAAAAGCGTTCCCAAAAGACGATTTACTTGAGCTTTGACGAATGGAATGTATGGTACTTAACTCAAACCAAACTGGAAAACTGGACAGAAGCCCCGCATATCTTGGAAGATGTATATACCTTGCAGGATGCTATAGTGTTTGGCGGACTTATGAATACGCTTTTGAATAACTGCCATAGAGTAAAAATGGCATGTCTTGCGCAGCTTGTCAATGTCATTGCACCTATAGCAACCCAAAAAGGCAAGGAAGCAATCAAGCAGACGACATTCTATCCTTTCAAATATGTAAGCCAGTATGGACGCGGCAATGCGCTTATGACTATAAGCGAATGCGATAAACTTGATTCAAAACATGGCGAATTTAAGACTTTAAGCCAATCCATAATATATGACGAAAAGAATAACAGCATTGCGATATTCATTTCTAATTACAGCGAGGATACAACTCAGGCTGAAATAGAGTTAAGGTCGTTTGGGGATTTGGAAGTTTTGGAACATGTTGTTTTAAATGGTACAGATCTAAAAGCTGTCAATGACTTTAACAATCCTAATAGAATTACGCCTAAGAATGTTGAAACAGGCAATATAAAAGACAGCAAGCTCGCTGTTCAACTGCCACCCCTTTCATGGAATATGATAAGAATCAAAATAAAATAA
- the ruvC gene encoding crossover junction endodeoxyribonuclease RuvC, with the protein MIILGFDPGFAIVGYGVIEKDNKGVVKPIDYGVINTPKDESMAVRLSIIYDQICVLIEKFKPDAIAIEELFFNTNTKTAINVAQARGVIVVCSNKFCGSLYEYTPLQIKQAITGNGRAEKQQIQYMVKMMLGLKAVPKPDDAADALAVALTHAQTNDLSNQNML; encoded by the coding sequence TTGATAATTTTGGGATTTGACCCTGGGTTTGCGATTGTAGGCTACGGGGTAATAGAAAAGGATAATAAAGGCGTGGTAAAACCTATTGACTATGGAGTCATAAACACGCCCAAAGACGAAAGCATGGCTGTTAGGCTTTCTATAATATACGACCAGATATGTGTTTTGATAGAAAAATTCAAGCCTGATGCAATCGCGATAGAAGAATTGTTTTTTAACACCAATACCAAAACAGCTATCAATGTTGCTCAAGCCAGAGGAGTAATTGTGGTTTGTTCAAACAAGTTTTGCGGCTCTCTTTATGAATATACGCCGCTTCAGATAAAACAGGCCATTACGGGCAACGGCCGTGCCGAAAAGCAGCAGATTCAGTATATGGTCAAAATGATGCTTGGTCTAAAAGCAGTTCCCAAGCCAGACGATGCTGCGGACGCTTTGGCAGTTGCGCTTACTCACGCCCAAACTAATGACTTATCCAATCAAAATATGCTATAA
- the argH gene encoding argininosuccinate lyase — protein sequence MKLWGGVFTQNTDKIADDFNSSLKFDKRLYKHDILGSIAHAKMLGKQKIISNQESEAIINGLESILDDIQNHKLEIKDAEDIHSFVEQELTKRIGDAGKKLHTARSRNDQVALDIRMYLKDSIDNTVFKLKKLCNTLLELAQKYNDAIMPGFTHMQKAQPVTLGHYFNAYVCMFMRDIDRLMDAKKRIDVMPLGSGALAGTTYPIDREFTGKLLGFSEISLNSLDSVSDRDFLVEYLACVSIICIHMSKISEEWIYWACDEFSFITLDDKYSTGSSIMPQKKNPDMLELIRAKTARVAGHLSSSICLLKALPLSYNKDMQEDKEALFDAEDTVNMCLDVLERVAATAKFNTQKMYKSASGGYSAATDIADYLAKKGVPFRDAHKLTGEIVLFCIKNNLALEQLTLDQFKSFSDVFESDIIDAVKLDNVVKNRNSLGGTSPQSVLKSTQILKEKLKKL from the coding sequence ATGAAATTATGGGGCGGCGTTTTTACGCAAAACACAGATAAAATTGCCGATGATTTTAATTCGTCATTAAAGTTTGACAAGCGCTTATATAAGCACGATATTTTGGGCAGTATCGCGCACGCCAAAATGCTTGGAAAGCAAAAGATAATTTCTAATCAAGAATCAGAAGCAATAATCAATGGGCTAGAAAGCATTCTTGACGATATACAAAACCATAAATTAGAGATAAAAGATGCTGAAGACATACACAGCTTTGTAGAACAGGAATTAACCAAGCGCATAGGCGATGCAGGCAAAAAACTGCATACTGCGCGTTCCAGAAACGATCAGGTTGCGCTGGATATCAGAATGTATCTAAAAGACAGCATTGACAATACTGTCTTTAAGCTAAAAAAGCTGTGCAATACTTTATTAGAATTAGCGCAAAAATATAATGACGCTATTATGCCTGGCTTTACGCATATGCAAAAAGCTCAGCCTGTTACTTTGGGACATTATTTTAATGCATATGTTTGTATGTTTATGCGTGATATAGACAGACTGATGGACGCCAAAAAAAGAATTGATGTCATGCCGCTTGGAAGCGGGGCTTTGGCCGGCACCACCTATCCTATTGACCGAGAGTTTACAGGTAAGTTGCTTGGCTTTTCCGAAATATCTCTTAATTCGCTTGATTCTGTTTCGGATAGAGACTTTTTGGTGGAATATCTTGCTTGCGTTTCGATTATATGCATTCATATGTCCAAAATATCTGAAGAATGGATTTATTGGGCGTGTGATGAGTTTTCTTTTATTACGCTAGACGACAAATATTCCACAGGTTCTAGCATAATGCCCCAAAAGAAAAACCCAGATATGCTTGAACTTATTCGTGCAAAAACCGCAAGGGTTGCCGGACATTTGAGTTCGTCAATATGTCTTTTGAAGGCGTTGCCTTTGTCATATAACAAAGATATGCAGGAAGACAAGGAAGCGTTGTTTGATGCTGAGGATACAGTCAATATGTGCCTTGATGTACTAGAAAGAGTTGCTGCTACTGCAAAATTCAACACTCAAAAGATGTATAAGTCGGCTTCCGGGGGATATTCAGCTGCTACCGATATAGCAGATTATCTAGCCAAAAAAGGCGTGCCTTTTAGAGATGCGCACAAGCTTACCGGCGAAATAGTGCTGTTTTGTATCAAAAACAATCTCGCATTAGAACAATTAACTTTAGATCAATTCAAAAGTTTTTCTGATGTTTTTGAAAGCGATATAATAGACGCAGTAAAACTAGATAATGTAGTAAAAAACAGAAACAGTTTGGGCGGAACTTCGCCGCAGAGTGTTTTGAAAAGCACTCAAATTTTGAAAGAAAAATTAAAAAAGTTATAA